The region CGGCCGGCAGGGTCGGCGGCCCGGCGATCGTGGCGATGTGCTTGCGGTTGTTGAGCAGCAGGTGCTCGGCCGCCTGCCGTCCGCCGTCACGGTTGTCCATGTCGACGAATGGCAGGTCGATGCCGTCTGGCGGCCGCCCGGCACAGCGCACCGGGACGCCAGACGCCGCCAGCGTTACCGCGAGGGGATGCCGTGCTCGCGCTCCGATGAGGAGCACGCCGTCGACGGCGCCCGCGACCAGCGGTGGCGCGGCGATGGAGGCGGTCGCCGGGGTCGCGGTCATCATGACCATCGGCACCCCGTGCGTCGCCAGCACCTCCTCGCACGCGGACAGGAGCCTGGCATAGAACGGCTCGGTGAATAGGCGTGGACTGTGCTCGCAGACGACCGCGGCGATGATCTGCTCGGCCCGCCTGCCCGCCGCACCCCGAGGGGCGCGACGCCGGACATAGCCCAGACGCGACATCGCGTCATGGACCTGCCGACGGGTCGATGTGGTCACGCGTACCGAGCCGGTCAAGACCCGGGAAGCTGTTGCCGGGGAGACGCCGGCTGCGGCGGCTACCTCTGCGAGGGTGGGAAGATCGGCCATCCGGTCTCCTCGGCCCGAAGGTTCACACGGCTTGGGAGCGCTCCCAAGCGAAAGTATCACTGTTTCGCTCGTGTCAACAGAGGTTTCCTCGGTGTGAAACCTTTCGTAGAGTTTCGCTCCTGTTTGACATAGTTGGAGGCTAGAGCACTGGGGTTGCTTGGGGTAGTAGAAGTTCGGTTTGACCCTATATGTCCACCTTGTCCGTAAATTAGAGTAAATATGCCGTAAAGCGGGCGGCTCGGCGGATGGTGGGCGCCCGTTACGGCGTGGTGACGGTGGCGGTATGGCGGTAGGGTCCTCCGCCAGGAACCAGGGCCGGTGTGGCGCGGGGCCCGCGGCCCGACCCGAGCCGGAAGCCCACGCCCGGCCCCGGTGGCCGTCCCCGCCGTCCCCCAGCCCCGACCGGAAAGGCCCCCCAGTGACGACCGCCCCCCGCCGCCCGCTCCCTGTAAACCCCGGCCTGACAGGCACGCTGACCGCCGTGCTCGCGATGGCCCTGCTCGCCGGCTGCGGCGGGGCGGACGGCGCCGCCCCCTCTCCGGCCCCCGCCCCGGCCTCGGCCGCCGCCGCCGAGCCCTCGGAGGGCACGACCGTCACCGCCACGCCGGCCGACCCCGGCGGTGCGGAGACGCCGGCCGATCACAACGCCGCCGACGTGGCGTTCGCCGGCAAGATCATCCCGCACCACCTCCAGGCCGTCGACCTGGCCACGCTCGCCCAGACGCGGGCCGGTGACCCCTGGGTCAGGGACATGGCCTCCCGCATCCTGTCGGCCCGCGACACCGACATCCGCACGCTGAAGGGCTGGCTCGACATGTGGGGCGCCGAGCCGCTGCCGCGCGACCACAAGATGCCCGGCACGCAGACGCGGGCCGAGGTCGACGCGCTCGCCAAGCTGAGCGGCCCCGCCTTCGACAAACGGTTCACGACCCTGATGATCAAGCACGACGGCGGGGCGATCGCGATCGCGGGCGCCGAGCAGGAGAAGGGCGCCTTCGAGGGCGGGAAGGCGCTGGCCACTGCGATCTCCACGGCCCTGTCCGCCGAGGTCAAGGAGCTGAAGGAGTACCTCGCCAAGCTGAAGTGACCCCCGGCCGCCCGGCCGGGCCGCCGGCTCAGCGCTCGTACGTGTCGAGCCTGGGCGGCAGGGCGTTCCACGCGCAGAACGCCGACGACTCGTGCACCTCCCGGAGGAAGGCGACGCGCAGCCACTGCTCCTCCTCCCAGACCTTGACCTGGTAGCCGTCGTTCGGCGTGGCCGTGACGACCCGGCAGTCCCGTGAGGTGACCGCGATCGTCGCCCGCCCGCCTTTCAGGGTGAACGTGTGCAGGGTCTCCTCCGCCGGGTCGCGGCGCGGCCGGGCGCTCAGCGGGGGCGGGGCCGATCCCGCCCCGTCGTCCGGACGGTCGGTGCGGGCCGTGGGAGAGGAGGGGGCCGCCGGCGACGTGGTGGCGGTCGCGTTCCGCCGCGCCGGGCGCGGTGCCGGTGACGGCGACCGTGACAAGGACGGGGACGCGGGCGGGGACTCCGGGCCGGGAGTGGGGGCCGCGTCCGGATCGGTCCCCGGATCGGCGGACGGGAGAGCCGCGTAGGCGGTGACCGGGGCGGCGACGGCCACCACCGGGGCGAGGGGGGCGTCGTCCAGGACCGCACTGCGCAGCACGTCGCGCACGCCGAGCCAGGACACACCGACGGCCAGCGCGGTGGCCCCGCACCAGGCGATCATGTAACCGGTTGACCGTCTCATGTGGCCGCTCACTCTATCTCGTGTCCGGATCTCCCGCCCTGACTGGTTTTCGGATGATCTATAAGGGCATAAGGGCGGGGCGAATCTCCCTTGATCCGTACTTTCCGGATCGCTCTTCGGCGGACGCGACAGGGGTGAAGAGTGTACGTTTCTGCCCCATGGCGACCGTTCTGGTGGTGGAGGACGACGAGTTCGTCCGTTCCGCGATCATCCGCGATCTGACGGGGCGCAGCCACGCCGTCCGCAGCGCGGGCCGGGCGCTCGACGCGCTGCGGGAGATCGCCCACGTCGCCCCCGACGTGGTCATCCTCGACCTGGGGCTGCCCGACCTCGACGGCGCCGAGGCCCTGAAGATGCTCCGGGCGATCTCCGACGTGCCGGTCATCGTCGCCACCGCCCGTGACGACGAGGCCCAGATCGTCCGCCTGCTGCGCGACGGCGCGGACGACTACCTGGTCAAACCGTTCTCGGGCGACCACCTCAACGCGCGACTGGAGGCCGTGCTGAGACGGGCGAGGCCGGGGACACCGGCGTCGGTCGTCAAGGTCGGCGGCCTGGTCGTCGACGCCGACCGCAGGGAGGCGCGGCTCGACGGCGTGCCGCTCGACCTCACCCGCAGGGAGTTCGACCTGCTCGCCTACCTCGCCGCCCGCCCCGACCGGGTGATCTCACGCAGGCAGTTGCTGGCCGAGGTCTGGCGGCAGTCGTACGGCGACGACCAGACCATCGACGTGCACCTGTCGTGGCTGCGGCGCAAGCTCGGCGAGAGCGCCTCGCGTCCCCGCTACCTGCACACCGTGCGGGGTGTGGGCGTACGTCTCAGCCCTCCCGCAGAGGCCTGAGAGTCCGGCGGCGGGAGCGGCGGGGAGCACGGTGCGACGGAGCCTGGCCCTGGTGGCGGTCGCCGTGACGGCGATGGTCGCGCTGGCGTTCCTCATCCCGCTGGCCGTGGGAGTCATGGAGATCGCGGAGAGCCGGGCCCTGGCGGACGCCGAGCGGCAGGCAGCCACGATCGTGCCTGCCCTGGTGCTCACCGACGACGTGGCCGCGCTCGAACGCGCGCTGGCCAGCACGCCCGCGG is a window of Microbispora sp. NBC_01189 DNA encoding:
- a CDS encoding LacI family DNA-binding transcriptional regulator, with protein sequence MADLPTLAEVAAAAGVSPATASRVLTGSVRVTTSTRRQVHDAMSRLGYVRRRAPRGAAGRRAEQIIAAVVCEHSPRLFTEPFYARLLSACEEVLATHGVPMVMMTATPATASIAAPPLVAGAVDGVLLIGARARHPLAVTLAASGVPVRCAGRPPDGIDLPFVDMDNRDGGRQAAEHLLLNNRKHIATIAGPPTLPAARDRLEGFRQTLRDAGVLDMPVAYGDFTHASGAHAMQWLLQRAPHLDAVFAASDVMAAGAMQTLRRAGRKVPDDVAVIGYDDAPVARHTSPTLTTVRQPVEEMATLAARLLLMTLGDGENPKGNPVLPTELVVRESA
- a CDS encoding DUF305 domain-containing protein yields the protein MTTAPRRPLPVNPGLTGTLTAVLAMALLAGCGGADGAAPSPAPAPASAAAAEPSEGTTVTATPADPGGAETPADHNAADVAFAGKIIPHHLQAVDLATLAQTRAGDPWVRDMASRILSARDTDIRTLKGWLDMWGAEPLPRDHKMPGTQTRAEVDALAKLSGPAFDKRFTTLMIKHDGGAIAIAGAEQEKGAFEGGKALATAISTALSAEVKELKEYLAKLK
- a CDS encoding response regulator transcription factor gives rise to the protein MATVLVVEDDEFVRSAIIRDLTGRSHAVRSAGRALDALREIAHVAPDVVILDLGLPDLDGAEALKMLRAISDVPVIVATARDDEAQIVRLLRDGADDYLVKPFSGDHLNARLEAVLRRARPGTPASVVKVGGLVVDADRREARLDGVPLDLTRREFDLLAYLAARPDRVISRRQLLAEVWRQSYGDDQTIDVHLSWLRRKLGESASRPRYLHTVRGVGVRLSPPAEA